The sequence CGCGCGCCAAGTACTCACTTTGTGGATTGGCAGAGGGCGGCGCTGATACAGGCGCTGCCGCTGGTTCGCTGCTAACATGTAGAGACTGCATGGAATTATGCGGTTGGGCAGAGCTGCTgtcgatttttattttcgtaTAGAAATCAGTGACTGTGGCGACTTCGTCATGAGCGATCACCAAATCGATAGAGTTATTGAGGAATGTTGAGAGCAGACGCTGTACGTCGGGGAAGGACTGCATGCCACGCAAGTGTTTACCGTTCACATTGACAATCTCGTCACCAATGCGCAGGCGGCCATCTCTGCGGTAGAACGAGCGAAAAAAGAGGTGTGAGAGAGAATATTGATATATAACTATACAGTAGGAAAATTCTCACTTATTatctaaaaagtaaaaaatagaaaaaattcctTACTTCTGCGCCATGCCATACGGATCGATCTCTACTATCAGGTAACGGTATTGCTGTTCATTCGTCGAGGTCATCACAGTCTTTGGTGACAACACCAATCCAATGCAGTCTTCCTGACACTTTCTTTCCAATTTGATCTGTCGAAATCGTCGTCTGATGGTCTCTGTCTCATAGTCGTAATTGTAACCACCCAATGAGACGGAGCCACTCGTCGTACTGCATATGCTACTACTACGTAAGCCACCACAACCCCCCACCCCACTCTCCGATGAGGTTAGTGAAATCAGCGAGTTCCTCTTCAGCGTACCCGATGCAATAGATTCCGTATCTCCACAGGAGATACCAAGATTATTGCCCAGCATTTGCGCGTTCGAGGTATTTCCACCGAAAATTACGCTGCCACATGCGCTTTCACCGCTTCCTGCGCTGCCGCTATTAGCACTTACGCCGCCCACACCTACTCCGACACCACCGCCGCCCCCTCCGTCACTGTCGTATCCCGACTCGTTCGAACTAAGACAACTACTTAATCTTTGGTAAAGTGGTTCCCAGTCCTTTGAAGAGAGGCTGTTGTTGCGCGACACTATGACCTCGCCACTGATACACGCCACGCTTGCGCTGGACGTCTGCTGCGGTGAGCAATTGCTGATTGCACTGTCGTCCGAGGAGTAGCGCTTGATTAGTACGCCATTCCGATAAATCACCTTTTGGTGGTGATTTGGAGAAGTGCTTGCCAGCGATATTGAGTCAAGTGCGCCATCGACCAGCGCTGTTGCTTCACTGGGTAGCATCGGTGTCGAGTTTCGATGCTGTGCTACTGGTGAATGCTGCTGACCGACCTGTAGGTACTGTGACGCCGGATGTGGCATTTCTTGCAAACCACCGCCATCAATTGTATGTAAACTACATAGAGACGGTTGCTTCATTACCGAGCCGCCATTTTCTTCCGGTAATACCGAGAGACGTGAGCGTAGAAAAGCATATGGAAAGGCGCCGCGCCGATTTGTCGATTCTTGACCAGCAACAACTGCCTGGGCTGTTGCCGCATTTTGTGTATGTGCACCAATTGGCATTGCATCGCCGCCATTCGGTGAAGTACTCGTGCTTACTTTGGCAATATCATCGCAACTACTCGACTTAAGATTTGTTACAGCGATTGTGGTGCCCTTCTGTAACTTGCCTTGACGGCTGTTGGCCAAGTTCAGACCCTCCGTAGGATCGTCACACTTTATGTACGATGAGCTGGTCAGCTGACTAGTAGAGCTGCTGCGGTACAGATTACTGCTGGTGGAACCGCTCGGTTCGGCTGCTTTAATCAGATTGTGTGACTTGTGGTTGAGCATACCGGTGGAGCCAATGCGATGGAAGAAGTTCTTGATCGCTTTTTGTGAGCGCTGTTGCGCATTCGGCTGTGCTGGCGTCGATTGTTGAGTGCCGCTGGCATTCATATCCTTAGATTTTTCCTGCCTTTGATGACTTTTATCATTTGGCTGCTGCTGTTTCTGTTGTAGGCTTTGCAGTTGCTCGTTCTGCTGTTGGttcttttgctgttgttttatCGTCTCGATAGGACCCGATTTGCATTTCTTCAGCGTATGCGTCTGATAGTTGTCCTTGGCGTTatcattgttattgttgttgtgcgtGGATGTATGAAAAAGCGAACGTAGATCGGTATGTGACTTGTGTGTGTTAGTGGTGTCGCTACGTTTCAGTATATCCAACTTGCGGCTCATACGCTTTCCCCAGGTGAAgactgaaaaaagtaaaaagagaGAATAATTAATGATATTATTAATGATATGGAGAAAACATAGCTAAGTTAAGGTTATGATAAGCTAAATTTAAAGGAGGCTATATGAGGCATAACCGTAACTTCGACATGGCTCAAGAGGCGGAGTATTTAATGTAATTGTTCAATTTAGGACATGCCTCATCTGCGCGCTTCGCTTAAGCCCAGCTTCAGTGGTTAACCAAGAGTTGCGTTTTCTTAGagaaccagtctttgaaaaaaaggaaagtaaGACGTGTTTACACTGAGCTCTCCTTTTCATTTGGAGAGCACCTACATTTTTATGTTGTCTTCAAACAGGAGATAAATTTTGGAGCatgaaataagatttttttagaGTTCCCACCAATAAGCACTTCAAGAATCAACTTAATCCCCTCAGATTTCTTTCCCATTAGTAGCTGAGATTACTCTCAGTAATCAATAAGctccataacttttcgagttatattcaaacacGTACAGCGCATTTTCGATAATACCGTAAAATCGCATATTCAAAGAACTAAGGTAATACAAATgtctaaatatttctattttgaaatttttaaataatctcgGGAGAAGCCACATTTCAAATGCTTCCAGTCTGTTCATGTCTTCAGGGTCCATGTTTTCATGCCATATAGCAGAACTGaccatttatttagttttagttgCTGGTTGAAGTCGCTACATTGTAGGACTTTGtcataaatatttaagaaagacAGGTCTTGCCATTTGAATGCGACATCTTATTTCTGTTCAGACATCCCAATTTTCATTGAGGAGGCAATCAAGGCATCGAAATTTGCTTACTCTTTCTACAGGAGCATTGTCGATTTTTAATTAAGTATTATTGTATGTATTTCAATAtaagtattatataaatattttttctcaaatctcGGACCACATTAGCTGCAACCATTCAAAGTTGGCGCAAGTGACCCATATTGCTGACCTATTTTAGCATTCCGCTaatcatatattatttaaacgAGCCAG is a genomic window of Anastrepha ludens isolate Willacy chromosome 6, idAnaLude1.1, whole genome shotgun sequence containing:
- the LOC128868218 gene encoding uncharacterized protein LOC128868218 isoform X3, with protein sequence MRLFKTRKSIDTFGSTTTNTTITPQFQQQYSSASQTATPTPTAATCAVKFSKTIAGSTSISSSLPDLHDSPVMILSCTNLSASHTPTPRTPTSVGVLCISNSGASTHIHSPATGAGYTHTYSSLNSSGRQTPSALSVASFNDAALQRLHHHQQQQQKQQQQHHSAARLFQNGSAGGGGGNKCRSNTLLVNYGGSSNNIAAVQHYYQKLGQQTLAQQRNTSSSSSCIYEKSRNASCHNISLTPNSGKSSGGGSGGGTPMKSGSSSTISLIASNGHLPNYQLVTAVPVVILDDEKKFTSNTIPITANTATTTTTTTTTTASSVANSATRNVFTWGKRMSRKLDILKRSDTTNTHKSHTDLRSLFHTSTHNNNNNDNAKDNYQTHTLKKCKSGPIETIKQQQKNQQQNEQLQSLQQKQQQPNDKSHQRQEKSKDMNASGTQQSTPAQPNAQQRSQKAIKNFFHRIGSTGMLNHKSHNLIKAAEPSGSTSSNLYRSSSTSQLTSSSYIKCDDPTEGLNLANSRQGKLQKGTTIAVTNLKSSSCDDIAKVSTSTSPNGGDAMPIGAHTQNAATAQAVVAGQESTNRRGAFPYAFLRSRLSVLPEENGGSVMKQPSLCSLHTIDGGGLQEMPHPASQYLQVGQQHSPVAQHRNSTPMLPSEATALVDGALDSISLASTSPNHHQKVIYRNGVLIKRYSSDDSAISNCSPQQTSSASVACISGEVIVSRNNSLSSKDWEPLYQRLSSCLSSNESGYDSDGGGGGGVGVGVGGVSANSGSAGSGESACGSVIFGGNTSNAQMLGNNLGISCGDTESIASGTLKRNSLISLTSSESGVGGCGGLRSSSICSTTSGSVSLGGYNYDYETETIRRRFRQIKLERKCQEDCIGLVLSPKTVMTSTNEQQYRYLIVEIDPYGMAQKDGRLRIGDEIVNVNGKHLRGMQSFPDVQRLLSTFLNNSIDLVIAHDEVATVTDFYTKIKIDSSSAQPHNSMQSLHVSSEPAAAPVSAPPSANPQSEYLARARKRLSYTQRTQSTDSINNYDLLSLQLALESEDNQQARRPSSDVVNSAASELDVDDDARSLASVATMHSLTSMPTPMPLMQHRRCSTPRHSMDSTANGGSSRSTQKTITFFKGAGMKSLGFSIVGGRDSPKGNMGIFVKTVFPSGQAADDGTLQAGDEIVEINGTSVQGMSHAETIRLFKDVREGAIVLKVLRRKLQKAKSMGA
- the LOC128868218 gene encoding uncharacterized protein LOC128868218 isoform X2; translated protein: MRLFKTRKSIDTFGSTTTNTTITPQFQQQYSSASQTATPTPTAATCAVKFSKTIAGSTSISSSLPDLHDSPVMILSCTNLSASHTPTPRTPTSVGVLCISNSGASTHIHSPATGAGYTHTYSSLNSSGRQTPSALSVASFNDAALQRLHHHQQQQQKQQQQHHSAARLFQNGSAGGGGGNKCRSNTLLVNYGGSSNNIAAVQHYYQKLGQQTLAQQRNTSSSSSCIYEKSRNASCHNISLTPNSGKSSGGGSGGGTPMKSGSSSTISLIASNGHLPNYQLVTAVPVVILDDEKKFTSNTIPITANTATTTTTTTTTTASSVANSATRNVFTWGKRMSRKLDILKRSDTTNTHKSHTDLRSLFHTSTHNNNNNDNAKDNYQTHTLKKCKSGPIETIKQQQKNQQQNEQLQSLQQKQQQPNDKSHQRQEKSKDMNASGTQQSTPAQPNAQQRSQKAIKNFFHRIGSTGMLNHKSHNLIKAAEPSGSTSSNLYRSSSTSQLTSSSYIKCDDPTEGLNLANSRQGKLQKGTTIAVTNLKSSSCDDIAKVSTSTSPNGGDAMPIGAHTQNAATAQAVVAGQESTNRRGAFPYAFLRSRLSVLPEENGGSVMKQPSLCSLHTIDGGGLQEMPHPASQYLQVGQQHSPVAQHRNSTPMLPSEATALVDGALDSISLASTSPNHHQKVIYRNGVLIKRYSSDDSAISNCSPQQTSSASVACISGEVIVSRNNSLSSKDWEPLYQRLSSCLSSNESGYDSDGGGGGGVGVGVGGVSANSGSAGSGESACGSVIFGGNTSNAQMLGNNLGISCGDTESIASGTLKRNSLISLTSSESGVGGCGGLRSSSICSTTSGSVSLGGYNYDYETETIRRRFRQIKLERKCQEDCIGLVLSPKTVMTSTNEQQYRYLIVEIDPYGMAQKDGRLRIGDEIVNVNGKHLRGMQSFPDVQRLLSTFLNNSIDLVIAHDEVATVTDFYTKIKIDSSSAQPHNSMQSLHVSSEPAAAPVSAPPSANPQSEYLARARKRLSYTQRTQSTDSINNYDLLSLQLALESEDNQQARRPSSDVVNSAASELDVDDDARSLASVATMHSLTSMPTPMPLMQHRRCSTPRHSMDSTANGALTASNSSTTTITSGKASATTTSSLNSVQYRHRPSLPAAKLTIRDEEMAEVIRASMSDGSSRSTQKTITFFKGAGMKSLGFSIVGGRDSPKGNMGIFVKTVFPSGQAADDGTLQAGDEIVEINGTSVQGMSHAETIRLFKDVREGAIVLKVLRRKLQKAKSMGA